GGATTTTTTTCAGGGAGGGGCCACGTCTTAATAGTGTTTTAGATCCACttgcattttttatatttcagagTCTTCCACATTTCTACAGATTCAGTCCGtgtataagtaaataaatatagtacTTCAATTTAATGTCACTACAATTTTGGACTGTTGACCATATATTTTTTGGTGGTCTTTTCAGAATTTGTGGTTACGAAAACCAACAAGGaacatgattggtaaaaaaatcgaatttgaaaatAACATTGGTGAACACTATAGGTGGCAGGTGCACATGTACCCGTAATTatatttaagttttgttttttttttgtgagagaAATCATTACAAAATTGTTAGAATAGGtggttaaaaattaaaatagtattgGTAAACAATATTATGAATCTAAGAGTATTAGTATCAAGAGATTATTTTTATGCAAGTCTCTTAGCcatataatattaaaagaattaaattataaaataaataaataatattaaaccaGTCATAATGTCACATTCTTTAAGAGTTTCTCAACCAAGAGAGTCTcttgcttttctttttcacctttttaaaatttcttagaAAAATTATGGATGACTTAGAAACCACATGCTGCTGCTGTAAAGCATTTACTTACTCCACTAATGGTCTTCTATTTGTGAAGAAAGTAATGGGCTCGGCCCATATATTTAAGCCCATCTCCAGAATTTTCTAATTGCATTATATACATGTGGAAAAGAACTTAAGAAAAACAAACTTGCGTCGATCCTCTCTTTGTTGCGATTCATCGGCGTTTTGCTTTACCCTCGACGATCTCTCCGATGTCAATCCCTCcgtcttcagcttcttcttcagccTCTCAGTACACATACACTGCGAATTCGTACTATTCCGCGCCTTACCAGCCTCCACAGCCCTTCGTGGCGCCGTCGCCTGCTCCAGCTCCTCCGGTTGCTACCATTCCCGGAGCTACGGTCTATCCTCAGCCTATTGGCCCCGTTCCCGCCGTATACTCTTACCCTCAGTACCAGGTAAAGAGTTTGTGGATTCAGAATATTGTTGATTCGGATAGAATTTTGCGGATTTGAGATTTGGGGGTTTGAATTAGGGTTTACGAAATTCCTCTACTTTGAATTTAGATAGCAGCTCCTTTTATGATTGTGTGATGAAAGCTTGGCTCTTGATGACGAATCTCACATGATTTACAGTTAAAGCTTTGatctttggtttttggttttctttattttagtgTTTTCTGTGATGTTTATGATTTAGCGTTGTGTGTATTGGCAGGCGCATCAGTTGTTCCAGAGAGATGCACAAACCATCACACCTGAAGCGCTTGAGAATGTGAAAGCCGCTTTGGCTAGTAGCGAAACGGAACACAAGGCGGAAACTAAGAAGAGAGCTATTCCTCGTAAAGCTGCTGGACAGTCTTGGGAGGATCCTACTCTTGCAGAGTGGCCAGAGAGTAAGTTCTCTGATTGTTCTTTTAGTTTGAAGATTGTATCAGAGTTGTTCAGAGATAGGTTTTGGATGTTCTTTGCGCTTATTTTAGAATTGATTTCTTACAACTCTCTGTTTCACATTTGCCAGATGACTATCGCTTGTTTTGTGGTGATCTTGGGAATGAAGTAAATGATGATGTTCTTTCCAAGGCATTTACTCGAT
This region of Brassica napus cultivar Da-Ae chromosome C5, Da-Ae, whole genome shotgun sequence genomic DNA includes:
- the LOC125587670 gene encoding RNA-binding protein 42-like; this encodes MSIPPSSASSSASQYTYTANSYYSAPYQPPQPFVAPSPAPAPPVATIPGATVYPQPIGPVPAVYSYPQYQAHQLFQRDAQTITPEALENVKAALASSETEHKAETKKRAIPRKAAGQSWEDPTLAEWPENDYRLFCGDLGNEVNDDVLSKAFTRFPTFNMAKVIRDKRTGKTKGYGFVSFLNPADLAAALKEMNGKYVGNRPIKLRKSSWKERTDQEAAERQKRHSNKKQKTVKKKSVLHK